Proteins encoded in a region of the Calypte anna isolate BGI_N300 chromosome 15, bCalAnn1_v1.p, whole genome shotgun sequence genome:
- the CUX2 gene encoding homeobox protein cut-like 2 isoform X1, whose translation MAAEVGSMFRYRTRFDVRRLQVIALSKRSKEAETAFLSVYKQLIEAPDPATRSLEDRLQQLQRLEPEPTPLKDLGRPWKKHPELFLPKGTPRHCPPRRMRVAVTVPSRGTSEHPWNTTDLRARTCPLACGPLLPPPLSPAWPCGTCPPAERREGTSPAVGLVAAAELPGTEGKAPCAETLLQRNEAEKQKGLQEAQVTLAARLGEAEEKIKVLHTALKATQTELLELRCKYDEEAASKADEVAMIMTNLEKANQRAEAAQREVESLREQLAAVNSSLRLACCSPPGTAGDKVNYSMCSGSRLEAALAAKDREILRLLKDVQHLQSSLQELEESSAHQIAELEGQLAAKNEAIEKLEEKLQAQADYEEIKTELSILKAMKVASTGCSLPQASAMAPTDTLARLGCVCRSGHRRLRRHFPSGLGSLQSISKAEEALLLGKEAFYPSQKYLLEKPNLLASAEEDHSEDEAGKDSLAMEQPYPSPQHAPADEPTSPAPLPGPGMAPDTPRPFSLSPFPGGERLSGDPKPPHLHPPAYKSEPSGGGGPSLPSTFFGAKSSTGTPATVPAPSPPSEPSEGSSAEEEQLDTAEIAFQVKEQLLKHNIGQRVFGHYVLGLSQGSVSEILARPKPWRKLTVKGKEPFIKMKQFLSDEQNVLALRTIQVRQRGSITPRIRTPETGSDDAIKSILEQAKKEIESQKGGEPKTPSASQAVANGAGGSSSEEAIKSILEQARREMQAQQQALLEMESGGSGRPGDTPPAERSTLATVSQNIVPTYVKQEEGSGSSPGPPQTPLAVLSPAAFVQSIIRKVKSEIGDAGSYFDQHWASERSLLSRPYTSVSPSLSSSSSSYSSMANGRGWPRGEPGESGANEDELAPVDDEPQRVTEMKAEGAGAEPGPGGRLSYYPAYVPRTLKPTVPPLTPEQYEMYMYREVDTLELTRQVKEKLAKNGICQRIFGEKVLGLSQGSVSDMLSRPKPWSKLTQKGREPFIRMQLWLTDQLGQGISQQPTPSQASPVEPQLSPSPPPSPAEQEKGCQEPLTLALESSKENQQPESRSTPALGGKSYPNSQGPVGIQEIVAMSPELDTYSITKKVKEVLTDNNLGQRLFGESILGLTQGSVSDLLSRPKPWHKLSLKGREPFVRMQLWLNDPHNVEKLRDMKKLEKKAYLKRRYGLMGTGSDSESPSARSECASPGLQPQDLSLLQIKKPRVVLAPEEKEALKKAYQLEPYPSQQTIELLSFQLNLKTNTVINWFHNYRSRMRREMLVEGTQDNDTDPEQSSGTAIPGHRPPHSPDSDAEDHKPTFGVTEHPCATTTPVKVKEEEQGDAGGWSRWRDSRSPAGAAEGTGPPQEERGAAPHAAAPNAGSLPRRGGRAGANTGGPPPPPHPDSSQSSAGSSHCSLEVSPTSPSAASSPGLAGSASPGPSSAGPVSPALPPAPGPRLSTSVQRRHEKMANLNNIIHRLERAANREEALEWEF comes from the exons ACCCTGCTACCCGGAGCCTGGAGGACcgtctgcagcagctccagcgCCTTGAGCCCGAACCCACCCCCCTGAAGGACCTGGGCCGCCCTTGGAAGAAGCACCCTGAgcttttcctccccaaaggTACCCCCCGGCACTGCCCACCCCGTCGGATGAGGGTGGCAGTGACCGTCCCCAGCCGGGGCacctctgagcatccctggaaTACTACGGATCTCAGGGCCAGGACCTGTCCCCTGGCCTGCGGTCCCCTGCTGCCACCGCCGCTGTCCCCAGCGTGGCCGTGTGGGACGTGTCCCCCCGCAGAGCGCAGAGAGGGGACCTCGCCGGCGGTCGGGCTCGTGGCAGCGGCCGAGCTCCCCGGCACCGAGGGCAAAGCACCGTGTGCTGAAACCTTGCTGCAGAGAAATGAGgctgaaaagcaaaa ggggctgcaggaagCACAGGTCACTTTGGCTGCACggctgggagaggcagaggagaagatCAAAGTGCTCCACACAG cACTGAAAGCCACccagacagagctgctggagctgcgGTGTAAATACGACGAGGAAGCAGCATCCAA GGCAGATGAAGTAGCCATGATCATGACAAACCTCGAAAAAGCCAACCAG CGAGCGGAGGCGGCGCAGAGGGAAGTGGAGAGCCTGCgggagcagctggcagcagtCAACAGCTCCCTCCGCCTGGCCTGCTGCTCCCCCCCAGGCACTGCCGGG GACAAAGTGAACTATTCCATGTGCTCAGGGTCGAGGCTagaggcagctctggctgccaAGGACCGGGAGATCCTGAGGCTCCTGAAGGATGTGCAGCACCTCCAGAGCtcactgcaggagctggaggaatcCTCTGCCCACCAGATCGCCGAGCTGGAGGGGCAGCTCGCTGCCAAGAATGAAGCCATCGAG aagctggaggagaagctgcaggcACAGGCGGACTATGAGGAGATCAAAACCGAGCTGAG caTCCTGAAGGCGATGAAGGTGgcctccacaggctgcagcctTCCCCAGGCAAGTGCCATGGCACCCACCGACACGCTGGCCAGGCTGGGCTGTGTGTGCCGGTCCGGCCACCGGCGCCTCCGCCGCCATTTCCCATCTGGGCTTGGCTCCTTGCAGAGCATATCGAAGGCAGAGGaggccctgctgctggggaaggaagcTTTCTACCCCTCGCAGAAGTACCTACTGGAGAAGCCCAACCTCCTGGCCAGTGCAG AGGAGGATCACTCTGAAGACGAGGCGGGGAAGGATTCACTGGCCATGGAGCAGCCATACCCATCCCCCCAGCACGCCCCAGCGGATGAACCCACCTCCCCTGCACCCCTGCCTGGCCCCGGGATGGCCCCTGATACCCCCCGCCCTTTCTCACTATCCCCCTTCCCAGGGGGTGAACGGCTTTCGGGGGACCCCAAGCCCCCCCACCTCCATCCACCTGCCTACAAGAGTGAGCCCTCTGGTGGGGGGGGCCCATCCTTGCCCTCCACCTTCTTCGGGGCCAAAAGCAGCACCGGAACCCCGGCCACCGTGCCGGCCCCCAGCCCGCCCAGCGAGCCCTCTGagggcagcagtgctgaggaggagcagctggacaCGGCCGAAATCGCCTTCCAGGtgaaggagcagctgctgaagcacAACATCGGGCAGAGGGTGTTTGGGCACTACGTGCTGGGGCTGTCCCAGGGCTCTGTCAGCGAGATCCTGGCCCGGCCCAAACCCTGGCGCAAGTTGACGGTGAAGGGGAAGGAGCCGTTCATCAAGATGAAGCAGTTCCTCTCTGACGAGCAGAATGTGCTGGCCCTGAGGACTATCCAGGTGCGCCAGAGAG GTAGCATCACACCACGGATCAGGACACCGGAGACCGGCTCTGACGACGCCATCAAAAGCATCCTGGAGCAGGCAAAGAAGGAGATTGAGTCACAGAAGGGAG gggaaCCCAAAACACCTTCAGCATCACAGGCAGTGGCCAACGGGGcaggtggcagcagctcagaggaggCCATCAAAAGCATCCTGGAGCAGGCACGGCGAGAGATGCAGGCGCAGCAGCAGGCGCTGCTGGAGATGGAGTCGGGAGGCAGCGGGCGCCCCGGGGACACCCCCCCTGCTGAGCGCTCCACGTTGGCCACCGTCAGCCAGAACATCGTCCCCACCTACGtcaagcaggaggagggaagtggGTCCAGCCCTGGACCCCCCCAGACGCCCCTGGCTGTCCTCTCTCCCGCTGCCTTTGTCCAGAGCATCATCCGGAAGGTGAAGTCGGAGATCGGGGACGCCGGCTCCTACTTTGACCAGCACTGGGCATCGGAGCGGAGCCTGCTCAGCCGGCCCTACACCTCcgtctccccttccctctcctcctcctcctcgaGCTACTCCAGCATGGCCAACGGCCGGGGCTGGCCACGGGGTGAGCCTGGTGAAAGTGGTGCTAACGAGGATGAGTTGGCACCAGTGGACGATGAGCCCCAGCGGGTGACGGAGATGAAGGCGGAGGGAGCGGGCGCAGAGCCCGGGCCGGGTGGTCGCCTCTCCTACTACCCTGCCTATGTGCCACGGACCCTGAAGCCCACTGTGCCACCACTGACACCAGAGCAGTACGAGATGTACATGTACAGGGAGGTGGACACGCTGGAACTGACCCGTCAGGTCAAGGAGAAGTTGGCCAAGAATGGCATCTGCCAAAGGATCTTTGGAGAGAAG GTGCTGGGACTGTCCCAGGGCAGCGTCAGTGACATGTTGTCACGTCCCAAACCATGGAGCAAGCTGACACAGAAGGGACGAGAGCCCTTCATCCGCATGCAGCTCTGGTTGACCGACCAGTTGGGCCAAGGCATCAGCCAGCAGCCAACCCCCTCTCAGG ccagcCCCGTGGAGCCCCAGCTGTCCCCCTCGCcgccccccagccctgctgagcaggagaagggctgCCAGGAGCCCCTCACCCTGGCCTTGGAGAGCAGCAAGGAGAACCAGCAGCCTGAGAGCCGGTCCACACCTGCATTGGGTGGGAAGAGCTACCCCAACAGCCAGGGACCTGTGGGCATCCAGGAGATCGTGGCCATGTCCCCCGAGTTGGACACCTACTCCATCACCAAGAAGGTCAAGGAGGTCTTGACAGACAACAATTTAG GCCAGCGGCTGTTTGGGGAGAGCATCCTGGGCCTGACGCAGGGCTCGGTGTCCGATCTCCTCTCCAGACCCAAGCCGTGGCACAAGCTGAGCCTGAAGGGGAGGGAGCCCTTCGTCCGCATGCAGCTCTGGCTCAACGACCCCCACAACGTGGAGAAGCTGCGTGACatgaagaagctggagaagaaag CCTACCTGAAACGTCGCTACGGGCTGATGGGCACCGGCTCGGACAGCGAGTCCCCCAGCGCCCGCTCCGAGTGCGCCAGCCCCGGCCTGCAGCCACAGgacctcagcctcctccagatCAAGAAGCCACGGGTGGTGCTGGccccagaggagaaggaagcCCTGAAGAAAGCCTACCAGCTGGAGCCCTACCCCTCCCAGCAGACCATTGAGTTGCTCTCCTTCCAGCTCAACCTCAAGACCAACACCGTCATCAACTGGTTTCACAACTACAG GTCACGGATGCGCCGGGAGATGCTGGTGGAGGGCACTCAGGACAACGACACGgacccagagcagagcagtgggacGGCCATCCCTGGGCACCGGCCACCCCACAGCCCCGATTCGGATGCTGAGGACCATAAACCCACGTTTGGGGTGACCGAACACCCTTGTGCCACCACCACGCCAGTCAAGgtgaaggaggaagagcaggggGACGCGGGCGGTTGGAGCCGCTGGCGGGACTCGCGCAGCCCAGCCGGGGCGGCTGAGGGGACCGGACCCCCTCAGGAGGAGCGGGGGGCAGCCCCTCACGCCGCCGCCCCCAACGCCGGCAGCCTGCCGCGGCGGGGGGGTCGTGCCGGTGCCAACACGGGGGGACCCCCACCGCCACCACACCCCGACAGCTCCCAGTCCTCCGCCGGCTCATCCCATTGCAGTTTGGAGGTTTCCCCAACGTCACCTTCAGCGGCCTCCTCTCCCGGCCTTGCCGGCTCGGCCTCACCGGGCCCATCCTCTGCCGGGCCGGTTTCACCGGCTCTGCCACCGGCTCCCGGCCCCCGGCTCAGCACCAGCGTCCAGCGGCGCCATGAGAAGATGGCCAACCTCAACAACATCATCCACCGCCTGGAGCGGGCTGCCAACAGGGAGGAGGCCCTGGAGTGGGAGTTCTGA
- the CUX2 gene encoding homeobox protein cut-like 2 isoform X2: protein MAAEVGSMFRYRTRFDVRRLQVIALSKRSKEAETAFLSVYKQLIEAPDPATRSLEDRLQQLQRLEPEPTPLKDLGRPWKKHPELFLPKERREGTSPAVGLVAAAELPGTEGKAPCAETLLQRNEAEKQKGLQEAQVTLAARLGEAEEKIKVLHTALKATQTELLELRCKYDEEAASKADEVAMIMTNLEKANQRAEAAQREVESLREQLAAVNSSLRLACCSPPGTAGDKVNYSMCSGSRLEAALAAKDREILRLLKDVQHLQSSLQELEESSAHQIAELEGQLAAKNEAIEKLEEKLQAQADYEEIKTELSILKAMKVASTGCSLPQASAMAPTDTLARLGCVCRSGHRRLRRHFPSGLGSLQSISKAEEALLLGKEAFYPSQKYLLEKPNLLASAEEDHSEDEAGKDSLAMEQPYPSPQHAPADEPTSPAPLPGPGMAPDTPRPFSLSPFPGGERLSGDPKPPHLHPPAYKSEPSGGGGPSLPSTFFGAKSSTGTPATVPAPSPPSEPSEGSSAEEEQLDTAEIAFQVKEQLLKHNIGQRVFGHYVLGLSQGSVSEILARPKPWRKLTVKGKEPFIKMKQFLSDEQNVLALRTIQVRQRGSITPRIRTPETGSDDAIKSILEQAKKEIESQKGGEPKTPSASQAVANGAGGSSSEEAIKSILEQARREMQAQQQALLEMESGGSGRPGDTPPAERSTLATVSQNIVPTYVKQEEGSGSSPGPPQTPLAVLSPAAFVQSIIRKVKSEIGDAGSYFDQHWASERSLLSRPYTSVSPSLSSSSSSYSSMANGRGWPRGEPGESGANEDELAPVDDEPQRVTEMKAEGAGAEPGPGGRLSYYPAYVPRTLKPTVPPLTPEQYEMYMYREVDTLELTRQVKEKLAKNGICQRIFGEKVLGLSQGSVSDMLSRPKPWSKLTQKGREPFIRMQLWLTDQLGQGISQQPTPSQASPVEPQLSPSPPPSPAEQEKGCQEPLTLALESSKENQQPESRSTPALGGKSYPNSQGPVGIQEIVAMSPELDTYSITKKVKEVLTDNNLGQRLFGESILGLTQGSVSDLLSRPKPWHKLSLKGREPFVRMQLWLNDPHNVEKLRDMKKLEKKAYLKRRYGLMGTGSDSESPSARSECASPGLQPQDLSLLQIKKPRVVLAPEEKEALKKAYQLEPYPSQQTIELLSFQLNLKTNTVINWFHNYRSRMRREMLVEGTQDNDTDPEQSSGTAIPGHRPPHSPDSDAEDHKPTFGVTEHPCATTTPVKVKEEEQGDAGGWSRWRDSRSPAGAAEGTGPPQEERGAAPHAAAPNAGSLPRRGGRAGANTGGPPPPPHPDSSQSSAGSSHCSLEVSPTSPSAASSPGLAGSASPGPSSAGPVSPALPPAPGPRLSTSVQRRHEKMANLNNIIHRLERAANREEALEWEF, encoded by the exons ACCCTGCTACCCGGAGCCTGGAGGACcgtctgcagcagctccagcgCCTTGAGCCCGAACCCACCCCCCTGAAGGACCTGGGCCGCCCTTGGAAGAAGCACCCTGAgcttttcctccccaaag AGCGCAGAGAGGGGACCTCGCCGGCGGTCGGGCTCGTGGCAGCGGCCGAGCTCCCCGGCACCGAGGGCAAAGCACCGTGTGCTGAAACCTTGCTGCAGAGAAATGAGgctgaaaagcaaaa ggggctgcaggaagCACAGGTCACTTTGGCTGCACggctgggagaggcagaggagaagatCAAAGTGCTCCACACAG cACTGAAAGCCACccagacagagctgctggagctgcgGTGTAAATACGACGAGGAAGCAGCATCCAA GGCAGATGAAGTAGCCATGATCATGACAAACCTCGAAAAAGCCAACCAG CGAGCGGAGGCGGCGCAGAGGGAAGTGGAGAGCCTGCgggagcagctggcagcagtCAACAGCTCCCTCCGCCTGGCCTGCTGCTCCCCCCCAGGCACTGCCGGG GACAAAGTGAACTATTCCATGTGCTCAGGGTCGAGGCTagaggcagctctggctgccaAGGACCGGGAGATCCTGAGGCTCCTGAAGGATGTGCAGCACCTCCAGAGCtcactgcaggagctggaggaatcCTCTGCCCACCAGATCGCCGAGCTGGAGGGGCAGCTCGCTGCCAAGAATGAAGCCATCGAG aagctggaggagaagctgcaggcACAGGCGGACTATGAGGAGATCAAAACCGAGCTGAG caTCCTGAAGGCGATGAAGGTGgcctccacaggctgcagcctTCCCCAGGCAAGTGCCATGGCACCCACCGACACGCTGGCCAGGCTGGGCTGTGTGTGCCGGTCCGGCCACCGGCGCCTCCGCCGCCATTTCCCATCTGGGCTTGGCTCCTTGCAGAGCATATCGAAGGCAGAGGaggccctgctgctggggaaggaagcTTTCTACCCCTCGCAGAAGTACCTACTGGAGAAGCCCAACCTCCTGGCCAGTGCAG AGGAGGATCACTCTGAAGACGAGGCGGGGAAGGATTCACTGGCCATGGAGCAGCCATACCCATCCCCCCAGCACGCCCCAGCGGATGAACCCACCTCCCCTGCACCCCTGCCTGGCCCCGGGATGGCCCCTGATACCCCCCGCCCTTTCTCACTATCCCCCTTCCCAGGGGGTGAACGGCTTTCGGGGGACCCCAAGCCCCCCCACCTCCATCCACCTGCCTACAAGAGTGAGCCCTCTGGTGGGGGGGGCCCATCCTTGCCCTCCACCTTCTTCGGGGCCAAAAGCAGCACCGGAACCCCGGCCACCGTGCCGGCCCCCAGCCCGCCCAGCGAGCCCTCTGagggcagcagtgctgaggaggagcagctggacaCGGCCGAAATCGCCTTCCAGGtgaaggagcagctgctgaagcacAACATCGGGCAGAGGGTGTTTGGGCACTACGTGCTGGGGCTGTCCCAGGGCTCTGTCAGCGAGATCCTGGCCCGGCCCAAACCCTGGCGCAAGTTGACGGTGAAGGGGAAGGAGCCGTTCATCAAGATGAAGCAGTTCCTCTCTGACGAGCAGAATGTGCTGGCCCTGAGGACTATCCAGGTGCGCCAGAGAG GTAGCATCACACCACGGATCAGGACACCGGAGACCGGCTCTGACGACGCCATCAAAAGCATCCTGGAGCAGGCAAAGAAGGAGATTGAGTCACAGAAGGGAG gggaaCCCAAAACACCTTCAGCATCACAGGCAGTGGCCAACGGGGcaggtggcagcagctcagaggaggCCATCAAAAGCATCCTGGAGCAGGCACGGCGAGAGATGCAGGCGCAGCAGCAGGCGCTGCTGGAGATGGAGTCGGGAGGCAGCGGGCGCCCCGGGGACACCCCCCCTGCTGAGCGCTCCACGTTGGCCACCGTCAGCCAGAACATCGTCCCCACCTACGtcaagcaggaggagggaagtggGTCCAGCCCTGGACCCCCCCAGACGCCCCTGGCTGTCCTCTCTCCCGCTGCCTTTGTCCAGAGCATCATCCGGAAGGTGAAGTCGGAGATCGGGGACGCCGGCTCCTACTTTGACCAGCACTGGGCATCGGAGCGGAGCCTGCTCAGCCGGCCCTACACCTCcgtctccccttccctctcctcctcctcctcgaGCTACTCCAGCATGGCCAACGGCCGGGGCTGGCCACGGGGTGAGCCTGGTGAAAGTGGTGCTAACGAGGATGAGTTGGCACCAGTGGACGATGAGCCCCAGCGGGTGACGGAGATGAAGGCGGAGGGAGCGGGCGCAGAGCCCGGGCCGGGTGGTCGCCTCTCCTACTACCCTGCCTATGTGCCACGGACCCTGAAGCCCACTGTGCCACCACTGACACCAGAGCAGTACGAGATGTACATGTACAGGGAGGTGGACACGCTGGAACTGACCCGTCAGGTCAAGGAGAAGTTGGCCAAGAATGGCATCTGCCAAAGGATCTTTGGAGAGAAG GTGCTGGGACTGTCCCAGGGCAGCGTCAGTGACATGTTGTCACGTCCCAAACCATGGAGCAAGCTGACACAGAAGGGACGAGAGCCCTTCATCCGCATGCAGCTCTGGTTGACCGACCAGTTGGGCCAAGGCATCAGCCAGCAGCCAACCCCCTCTCAGG ccagcCCCGTGGAGCCCCAGCTGTCCCCCTCGCcgccccccagccctgctgagcaggagaagggctgCCAGGAGCCCCTCACCCTGGCCTTGGAGAGCAGCAAGGAGAACCAGCAGCCTGAGAGCCGGTCCACACCTGCATTGGGTGGGAAGAGCTACCCCAACAGCCAGGGACCTGTGGGCATCCAGGAGATCGTGGCCATGTCCCCCGAGTTGGACACCTACTCCATCACCAAGAAGGTCAAGGAGGTCTTGACAGACAACAATTTAG GCCAGCGGCTGTTTGGGGAGAGCATCCTGGGCCTGACGCAGGGCTCGGTGTCCGATCTCCTCTCCAGACCCAAGCCGTGGCACAAGCTGAGCCTGAAGGGGAGGGAGCCCTTCGTCCGCATGCAGCTCTGGCTCAACGACCCCCACAACGTGGAGAAGCTGCGTGACatgaagaagctggagaagaaag CCTACCTGAAACGTCGCTACGGGCTGATGGGCACCGGCTCGGACAGCGAGTCCCCCAGCGCCCGCTCCGAGTGCGCCAGCCCCGGCCTGCAGCCACAGgacctcagcctcctccagatCAAGAAGCCACGGGTGGTGCTGGccccagaggagaaggaagcCCTGAAGAAAGCCTACCAGCTGGAGCCCTACCCCTCCCAGCAGACCATTGAGTTGCTCTCCTTCCAGCTCAACCTCAAGACCAACACCGTCATCAACTGGTTTCACAACTACAG GTCACGGATGCGCCGGGAGATGCTGGTGGAGGGCACTCAGGACAACGACACGgacccagagcagagcagtgggacGGCCATCCCTGGGCACCGGCCACCCCACAGCCCCGATTCGGATGCTGAGGACCATAAACCCACGTTTGGGGTGACCGAACACCCTTGTGCCACCACCACGCCAGTCAAGgtgaaggaggaagagcaggggGACGCGGGCGGTTGGAGCCGCTGGCGGGACTCGCGCAGCCCAGCCGGGGCGGCTGAGGGGACCGGACCCCCTCAGGAGGAGCGGGGGGCAGCCCCTCACGCCGCCGCCCCCAACGCCGGCAGCCTGCCGCGGCGGGGGGGTCGTGCCGGTGCCAACACGGGGGGACCCCCACCGCCACCACACCCCGACAGCTCCCAGTCCTCCGCCGGCTCATCCCATTGCAGTTTGGAGGTTTCCCCAACGTCACCTTCAGCGGCCTCCTCTCCCGGCCTTGCCGGCTCGGCCTCACCGGGCCCATCCTCTGCCGGGCCGGTTTCACCGGCTCTGCCACCGGCTCCCGGCCCCCGGCTCAGCACCAGCGTCCAGCGGCGCCATGAGAAGATGGCCAACCTCAACAACATCATCCACCGCCTGGAGCGGGCTGCCAACAGGGAGGAGGCCCTGGAGTGGGAGTTCTGA